One Actinomycetospora corticicola genomic window, ACGGCCCAGCCCGAGCTCGCGCTCGTCGGTCTGCTGTTCGTCCTGCTCGCCGGCGCCCTGGCCCCGAGGCGTCCGGCACCCCGCGGCCTCCGGGAGCTCGCCTCGGTGCGCGGGCTCGCGATCGTGCGGACCCGGTGGCGCCGTTCCCGACGACGGGTCCGGGCGGCCGCCCTGCGCACCGTCGCGCGTCCCGTGGTGCTCGCCCGGCTCGCGGTGGACGCCGTCGTGGCCGTCGGCCTCGCCTGGTGGTCGATCGTCGGACCGCTGACCGACGACGACGGCTTCGCCGCGGTGATCGCCCGCCAGATCCGCGACGGCGACGTCGGCAACTACTACCGGTGGTACAACGCCTCCGAGGTCCCGTTCGCCACCAACCAGCGCCTCCTCGCGGGCTTCCTCGACGACGGGATCGGTCCGCTCGCGCTACGGACGCCGAGCGTGCTGGCCGGGCTGCTGACCTGGGTGGTGCTCACCCGCGGCGTGCTGCGTCCCGCGCTCGGTGCGGACGGCCGGGGCGTGGCGGTGCGGGTGCTCGCCGCGGTGGCGTTCGCGGTCTGGTGGTTGCCCTACGACCTCGGGGCCCGCCCGGAGTCCGTGGTCGCGCTCGGGACGGTCGTCGTGACCGCCCTGGTGCTCCGGGCCGTCCGTCAGGGAACCGGGCATCCCGTCGTCCTGCTCGCGGTCGCCGCCCTCGCCGCGGCGCTCACGGTCACCGTCGCGCCCTCCGGGGTGCTGGCGGCGGCGCCCTTCCTGCTCGGCCTGCCCCGGGTGCTGCGGGCGCTCGGTCCCGGGGTCCGCGAGGACGGCGCCGTCGCGCGGGTGACGCGGGTGGTCCTGCCCGCGGCGCACGTGGCGGTGGTCGCCGGTCTCGCCGCGGTGGCTCTCGTCGTCGTGTTCGCCGACCAGTCGTGGCACGGCTTCGGGGTCGCGACCGAGATCCACCGTCAGATCGGCCCGAACCAACCCTGGTACGCGGAGTGGCTGCGCTACGGCTACCTGTTCGGGGAGGACTCGTGGGGCGCGGCGGCCAAGCGGGTGCCGGTGGTGGTCGGGCTGGTGCTCGCCGGGACCGGGCTGGTGGTGCTGGCCCGGGGCTCCGGTGGGGAGCGGACCTGTGACGGCGTGCTGGGCCGCGAGTCGGTCCTGCTCCTCGGTCTGCTGCCGGCGGGGTTCGGGCTGCTCGCGGTGACGCCCTCGAAGTGGTCGCACCACTACGGCGCGCTCGCCGGGTTCGGCGCGATCGGGATCGTCGCCGCGGTCCTCGCGCTGTGGCGGGCGAGCCGGGGGCGCGACCGCGTCGTGGCGGCCACCGCCGGCGTCGCGACGCTGCTGCTCGTACTCGGCGCCGCGTTCGCCTACGCCGGACCGAACGCCTGGTGGGCCTACTCCGGGTTCGGGCTCCCGGGGTCGACGGGTCCGCAGCGCCCGTTCGACGCGGTCGTTCTCTGGCTCCTGGTGGTCGCCGTGGCGGCGGTGCTCGCGGTCGTCGTGGCACGGCGGCGCCGGCCCGACGAGGGGCCACCGCTGGTCGCCGCGGCCCTGGCCGCGGCCCCGCTCGTCCCCGCGGCAACGGCCGTCGTCGTCGTGACGGTCTCCGTGCTGCTCCTCGGGTCGTCCTTCGCGGCGGCCGCCGACCGCGGGGACCGCTACTCGCTCGCCGCGCAGAACCGGGCCGAGCTCGCGGGGGCGCCGGGGGCCTGCGGACTGCAGGACCGCGTCGAGGTGCTGCGGACCGTGCCCGCCGGCCCGCTCACCCCGCTCCGGGGGTCGACCGACACGA contains:
- a CDS encoding arabinosyltransferase domain-containing protein — its product is MRPDRAPLLRTSRLVAALVALVSGIAAVVVALAVPGAPVESSTSTVSWPSAGAAPVPTTLFLVPYRPASLEVTVPCGAVRAARARTAETTVLATTVGAPADALAVRTRPATGDGPTALQVISSGRVVPVEVPDDDCGLRIVADASGLTVTVDDRVAATVPGAPVPEVFAATTDLTGRDAAGLALTARTPAWFDNAPSPEKAALLTAQPELALVGLLFVLLAGALAPRRPAPRGLRELASVRGLAIVRTRWRRSRRRVRAAALRTVARPVVLARLAVDAVVAVGLAWWSIVGPLTDDDGFAAVIARQIRDGDVGNYYRWYNASEVPFATNQRLLAGFLDDGIGPLALRTPSVLAGLLTWVVLTRGVLRPALGADGRGVAVRVLAAVAFAVWWLPYDLGARPESVVALGTVVVTALVLRAVRQGTGHPVVLLAVAALAAALTVTVAPSGVLAAAPFLLGLPRVLRALGPGVREDGAVARVTRVVLPAAHVAVVAGLAAVALVVVFADQSWHGFGVATEIHRQIGPNQPWYAEWLRYGYLFGEDSWGAAAKRVPVVVGLVLAGTGLVVLARGSGGERTCDGVLGRESVLLLGLLPAGFGLLAVTPSKWSHHYGALAGFGAIGIVAAVLALWRASRGRDRVVAATAGVATLLLVLGAAFAYAGPNAWWAYSGFGLPGSTGPQRPFDAVVLWLLVVAVAAVLAVVVARRRRPDEGPPLVAAALAAAPLVPAATAVVVVTVSVLLLGSSFAAAADRGDRYSLAAQNRAELAGAPGACGLQDRVEVLRTVPAGPLTPLRGSTDTMDGFVADGGAVDPPPLRPDQTDGTDGTTDTPDGRFTWGSRADGDGSVGEMTTGWFGLTRPTGDQELAVGVAGRTSDGASLTWEFGRGDRMVGERPVVEDPEPDRGYRGYAATAEQERLQDEGARRDRWRTVTLAAGEVPADADRVRLRATDDRTDTGGWIAFTGPRVVAPVPLDRWLADRGPVLVDWAVAFAWPCAGELPRVAGGTAQTPGAIITTPTAPFDPVPGERTTNPSPPGDIVPERWTGGTGGLFLGRDSGGSFAGLEAAGSLRELDTRLPDEPGRRWGRVLVPDLGDLETDRYDVTTTTRTLPGTEGDPAPEVR